ACGAGTATAATGCTCAATAAAATCACCAAACTCCTTCAGCGTGCCATAAGCCTTACTCGGCAATACATGACTAAGACCACCATGGGTACAAGAAGCTAATAAGGAGATACTATGCTCTTGCGAGAACAGACCAAGTTTCTCTAGGGTCGCCGGCCCCATACCACGCTTAGGGGTATTGATAATGCGCAAAAAGGCACTGTCATCTTCAGGGTTTAAGATCAGGCGCAGATAGCCCATGATATCTTTGATTTCACTGCGGGCGAAAAAAGATTGACCACCTGATAACTTATACGGCACTTGTAATTGGCGCAGCTGCGCCTCTAACATCCGCGCCTGAAAGTTACTACGATAGAGTACCGCATACTGCTCCCATTCATTACCAAAACGCAGTTTATGGGTGACAATCTCTTTGGCTACCCGTTCCGCCTCATCATCGTCATTACGACAATTAATAATACGGATTTTTTCGCCATGACCTTTATCAGACCAAAGCTTTTTTTCAAATAAATGCTCGTTGTTAGTAATAACAGCGTTAGCAGAGGTCAAAATACGCGTGGTTGAACGATAGTTTTGCTCAAGCATGACAATTTTTAATTTGGGAAAATCCTCTTTGAGCAGCGCCATATTTTCAGGCTTAGCGCCGCGCCACGCATAGATAGATTGGTCATCGTCACCCACCACCGTAAAACGTCCTTGCGGCCCAACCAAGTATTTGATCATCTCATACTGTGCGGTATTGGTATCTTGATATTCATCGACCAATAAATAGCGAATACGGTTTTGCCATTTATCACGCAAATCTCTGTTTTCACGCAATATCTTGGTCGGCAACACAATCAAGTCATCAAAATCGACCGCATTATAAGCCCGCAGATTACGCTCGTACAAGGCATATAAAGTCGCAAAGATCATATCTTCTGGATCTTCTAGAGTCTCCATTGCTTGATCGGGCTCAATCAGATCATTTTTCCAATCGGAGATCATTTTTATCGCCTTGCCGACCAGCTCACGACTTTCAGCGCCGCTTAAGTTGTCACGCATCATCAGCTCCATCAACAGGCGCTTGCTATCATCGCTATCCATGATGGAAAAATTACCCTTAAGCGGGGTATGAATGAGCTCATAAC
This sequence is a window from Psychrobacter jeotgali. Protein-coding genes within it:
- a CDS encoding UvrD-helicase domain-containing protein, which translates into the protein MSQLNPRQQEAMLYVSGPLLVLAGAGSGKTSVITRKIAYLIEECNMPAERITAVTFTNKAAREMKARVSKLLPSEKMRGLTVSTFHQFGLQFLRYELIHTPLKGNFSIMDSDDSKRLLMELMMRDNLSGAESRELVGKAIKMISDWKNDLIEPDQAMETLEDPEDMIFATLYALYERNLRAYNAVDFDDLIVLPTKILRENRDLRDKWQNRIRYLLVDEYQDTNTAQYEMIKYLVGPQGRFTVVGDDDQSIYAWRGAKPENMALLKEDFPKLKIVMLEQNYRSTTRILTSANAVITNNEHLFEKKLWSDKGHGEKIRIINCRNDDDEAERVAKEIVTHKLRFGNEWEQYAVLYRSNFQARMLEAQLRQLQVPYKLSGGQSFFARSEIKDIMGYLRLILNPEDDSAFLRIINTPKRGMGPATLEKLGLFSQEHSISLLASCTHGGLSHVLPSKAYGTLKEFGDFIEHYTRELDQHPDPVPIVRQMIDETGYIDFVRSDSKTPQQEKNRIDNIDMLYTSIQSLINRAEEDEDRTIDTIIRKLVLLDMLEQQQEEENTNKVNLMTLHAAKGLEFDYVYIMGLEEEMLPHRNSILSETVEEERRLMYVGITRARRELTLTLATQRRAGGQMRVTSESRFLEELPEDHIDWPAKAKKKKATKNPEAVADEYLANIRALLGNR